From Centropristis striata isolate RG_2023a ecotype Rhode Island chromosome 16, C.striata_1.0, whole genome shotgun sequence, a single genomic window includes:
- the arhgap5 gene encoding rho GTPase-activating protein 5 isoform X2: MARNKDARPPSFAVSVVGLSGTEKEKGNCGVGKSCLCNRYIRPNADCYYSEHTSVLSTIDFGGRVVNNDHFLYWGEVSHRGDDGLDCKIQVIEQTEFIDDQTFLPHRSTNLQPYTKRAATTKLQSAEKLMYICTDQLGLEQDFDQKQMPDGKLNIDGFMLCIDVSKGCNRKFDDQMKFVNSLYSQIIKSKKPIVVAATKCDECVDQHLRDLQVFVASKKNLMLVETSARSNVNVEVCFNALIQQLDKARGKPKTVPYLEAYKVQRQLVASVTDRFEKVMVHTVRDYHTTWKTVINNLKGQPDYDEFITLEGSRKARNMFTKHIAQLKQEHIKRRREEYLTTLPKTLNNLLNNLEEVEHLSWPEAQSVIRNRADFQYWFVVLEQTPWDETDHIDISDRRIPFDLLDTPDGERIYHNHVQHLLSEKRRVEMKERFKKTLERVHFISAGQPWEEVMCFVMEDEAYKYITESDRRDVYCRHQQEIVERAKEDFQEMLFEHAELFYDLDLNATPSCDKMSEIHSVLNEEPRYRALQKLAPDRESLLLKHIGFVYHPTKETCLSGQNCVDLKVEQVLANRLVQLDHGRSNLYYNSANIDKINLCLLGREGLSQELANEIRAQSTDDEYTLDGKIYELELLPVDVNSTLLFSHTWVSTFKPHGCFCVFNSIESLNCIGDCIGRIRAEMAQSRRDRFAQPLPFILILANQRDSVCKNIPILRHQGQQLANKLQCTFVDIPSGAFPRKFTEFQVKQGLRAVLEGLKHNFDVLAPLPSIKDMSETDLRIVMCAMCWDPFSVDLILSPFLDSHCCSAGQPGQSNTLILDKIIGDSRKRIQVTVLSYHTAIGVRKDELVHGYILVYSAKRKASMATLRAFLAEVHDVIPVQMVAITDSQADFFENDAIKDLMTEGEHIATEIAAKFTALYSLSQYHRQTEVFTPFFNEVLEKRPNIESSFLFDSSSRECTTGASEDVFPTSPHSHSPAYNTYYPESDDDNEAPPPYSPIGDDVQLLPTPSERAKYRIDLEGNEYPVHSTPVGDHERNHKVPPPVRPKPVLPKPNVKKLDPNLLKTIEAGMRSNRRMPRGPMTHSEDGDPSDNYADPVDTLLRSRGFHNDDIYAVPDDTHSRLVKIRNSFGGLHGLHGGEEENGFDRKSQTGRRPSKYKHRSKILFSKTKAYQRRFHSDSDGEETGPATQKKKKGRAHRGSEEDPLLSPADPWKGGIDNPAITSDPEEDKKLKKKKPKTPKEPKKPKSSKPPKPLYPPTRRTWESNYFGVPLQNLVTLDRPIPLFIDKCVDYIERTGLLKTSWSHFHGAWWKGVAWG; this comes from the coding sequence ATGGCCAGGAACAAGGATGCGCGCCCCCCGTCATTCGCCGTCAGTGTGGTTGGCCTCTCGGGgacggagaaagagaaaggaaatTGTGGCGTTGGCAAGTCCTGCCTATGCAATCGATATATTCGTCCTAATGCGGACTGCTACTACTCGGAGCACACCTCAGTGCTGAGCACAATAGACTTTGGGGGACGCGTGGTTAACAATGACCACTTCCTGTATTGGGGGGAGGTGTCCCATAGAGGGGACGATGGGTTGGACTGTAAAATACAAGTCATCGAACAAACAGAGTTTATTGATGACCAGACGTTTCTTCCGCATCGGAGTACGAACCTGCAGCCGTATACCAAAAGGGCGGCAACAACGAAGCTCCAGTCGGCTGAGAAGCTGATGTACATCTGCACGGACCAGCTGGGCTTGGAACAGGACTTTGACCAGAAGCAGATGCCTGATGGGAAGCTGAACATCGACGGCTTTATGCTCTGTATCGATGTAAGCAAGGGTTGCAACAGGAAGTTTGATGACCAAATGAAGTTCGTCAACAGCCTCTACTCCCAAATCATCAAGTCAAAGAAGCCCATCGTTGTTGCTGCCACAAAATGTGATGAGTGTGTGGACCAGCACCTGAGGGACCTGCAGGTCTTTGTTGCCAGCAAGAAAAACCTGATGCTAGTTGAGACGTCAGCACGCTCCAATGTTAACGTGGAAGTCTGCTTCAATGCCCTCATCCAACAGCTGGACAAAGCAAGGGGGAAGCCAAAAACTGTGCCATACCTGGAGGCCTATAAAGTCCAACGGCAGCTTGTTGCCTCAGTAACGGATAGATTTGAGAAAGTGATGGTGCACACGGTGCGAGATTACCACACCACATGGAAAACCGTGATCAACAATCTGAAGGGCCAACCTGACTATGACGAGTTCATCACcttggagggctcaaggaaagCACGCAACATGTTCACAAAGCACATTGCACAACTGAAGCAGGAGCACATCAAGAGGCGGAGGGAAGAGTACCTGACGACACTACCCAAAACCCTTAACAACCTCCTCAATAACCTGGAGGAGGTCGAACACCTCTCATGGCCTGAGGCACAGAGTGTTATCCGGAACCGGGCTGATTTCCAGTACTGGTTTGTCGTTCTGGAACAAACGCCATGGGATGAGACAGACCACATTGACATCAGTGACCGCAGGATACCCTTTGACCTCCTCGACACACCTGACGGTGAGAGGATTTACCACAACCACGTCCAGCACTTGCTGTCTGAGAAGAGAAGGGTGGAGATGAAAGAGAGGTTCAAAAAGACGTTGGAGAGGGTTCACTTTATCAGTGCGGGGCAGCCTTGGGAGGAAGTCATGTGCTTTGTCATGGAGGACGAGGCCTACAAGTACATCACAGAATCAGATAGGAGGGATGTTTATTGTAGACACCAGCAGGAAATAGTTGAAAGGGCCAAAGAGGATTTTCAGGAAATGCTTTTTGAGCACGCTGAGTTATTCTATGACTTGGATCTGAATGCCACCCCCAGCTGCGACAAGATGAGTGAGATTCACAGTGTGCTGAATGAGGAACCCAGATACAGAGCACTGCAGAAACTTGCCCCAGATAGAGAGTCGCTCCTCCTCAAACACATTGGCTTTGTTTACCATCCCACTAAGGAGACGTGCCTGAGTGGGCAGAACTGTGTGGATCTGAAAGTGGAGCAGGTTTTGGCAAACAGGCTGGTGCAGCTGGACCACGGACGCTCTAATCTCTACTACAACAGTGCCAACATCGATAAGATCAACCTCTGCCTCCTGGGAAGGGAGGGTCTCTCACAGGAACTAGCCAATGAGATCCGAGCTCAGTCCACAGATGATGAGTACACCCTGGATGGTAAAATTTACGAGCTGGAGCTTCTTCCCGTGGATGTCAATTCCACGCTGCTTTTCAGCCACACGTGGGTCTCCACTTTCAAGCCACATGGCTGCTTTTGTGTATTCAACTCCATAGAATCCCTCAACTGTATTGGAGATTGCATAGGCAGGATCAGAGCAGAGATGGCCCAGAGTAGGAGAGATAGGTTTGCTCAGCCACTACCATTCATTCTAATCCTGGCTAATCAGAGGGACAGTGTCTGCAAAAACATACCCATCCTGAGGCACCAGGGTCAACAGCTGGCAAACAAGTTGCAATGCACCTTTGTCGACATCCCCTCCGGAGCCTTTCCACGTAAATTCACTGAGTTCCAAGTTAAACAGGGTCTGCGGGCAGTGCTGGAGGGGCTAAAGCATAACTTTGATGTCTTGGCGCCACTTCCCTCTATCAAAGACATGTCAGAGACCGACCTTAGGATAGTCATGTGTGCAATGTGCTGGGATCCTTTCAGCGTTGACCTTATCCTCTCACCCTTCCTGGACTCTCATTGCTGTAGCGCCGGACAGCCTGGGCAGAGCAACACACTGATACTGGATAAGATAATCGGGGACAGCAGAAAGAGAATCCAGGTCACTGTCCTGTCCTACCACACTGCTATCGGCGTCCGCAAAGATGAACTGGTGCACGGCTACATTTTGGTCTATTCTGCTAAGCGCAAGGCTTCTATGGCGACCCTGCGGGCGTTTCTGGCTGAAGTCCACGACGTGATCCCTGTCCAGATGGTGGCCATTACAGACAGCCAGGCAGACTTCTTTGAGAATGATGCCATCAAGGACCTGATGACGGAGGGGGAGCACATTGCCACAGAGATTGCTGCCAAGTTTACGGCCCTCTACTCACTGTCACAGTATCATCGACAGACGGAGGTTTTTACGCCCTTTTTCAACGAAGTGCTGGAGAAAAGGCCGAACATCGAGAGTTCCTTCCTGTTTGACAGCTCGTCACGAGAGTGCACCACTGGAGCCAGCGAAGACGTCTTCCCCACCTCGCCACATAGCCATTCCCCGGCCTACAACACCTATTACCCAGAATCTGATGATGATAACGAGGCGCCCCCACCTTACAGCCCAATAGGGGACGACGTTCAGCTTCTCCCCACACCCAGCGAACGGGCCAAGTACCGGATTGACCTAGAAGGCAATGAGTACCCAGTCCACAGCACGCCTGTTGGAGACCATGAACGCAACCATAAAGTGCCTCCACCAGTCCGGCCCAAACCAGTGCTCCCCAAACCTAATGTCAAAAAGCTGGACCCCAACCTGCTGAAAACCATTGAGGCTGGCATGCGAAGCAATCGCAGGATGCCACGGGGCCCAATGACGCACAGCGAGGATGGGGACCCGTCAGACAACTATGCAGACCCCGTGGACACCTTGCTGAGGTCCAGGGGCTTCCACAACGACGACATATATGCTGTGCCTGATGACACACACAGCCGTCTGGTGAAAATACGAAACTCCTTCGGCGGGCTGCACGGCCTCCacggaggagaggaagagaatgGATTTGACAGGAAGTCTCAGACTGGACGGCGGCCGTCAAAATACAAGCATCGCTCTAAAATCCTGTTCAGCAAGACAAAGGCCTACCAAAGACGATTCCACTCTGACAGTGACGGGGAGGAGACAGGCCCTGCCacgcagaaaaagaaaaagggaagagCCCACAGGGGCAGCGAGGAGGACCCGCTGCTCTCCCCCGCCGACCCCTGGAAGGGAGGGATAGATAACCCCGCCATCACCTCGGACCCTGAGGAGGACAAGaagttgaagaagaagaagcccaAGACGCCAAAGGAACCGAAGAAG